One Ensifer adhaerens genomic region harbors:
- a CDS encoding fumarylacetoacetate hydrolase family protein, which translates to MTPPRFVTFSAGNRRGYGLVSGNGLIVLSTRYGSTFPTLREVIEAGALTRLADEAAGLPADISLDDIRYEIPIPAPEKIICVGVNFPDRNEEYKDGQVAPSNPSLFIRFPRSFTGHGQPLIRPPESAQLDYEGEIVIVIGKGGRRIPEATALDHVASLSLSNEGTIRDWVRHAKFNVTQGKNFDRTGSIGPWLVPFTDEAQLADIKLETRVNGEVRQQDRTSRMIFSFRKIINYVSTFTTLVPGDVIVTGTPTGAGARFDPPIWLKPGDIVEVEAQGIGTLINPVADEA; encoded by the coding sequence ATGACACCTCCCCGTTTCGTCACCTTTTCGGCCGGAAACAGGCGGGGCTACGGCCTCGTTTCCGGCAATGGATTGATCGTCCTTAGCACACGATATGGATCGACCTTTCCGACGCTGCGCGAGGTGATCGAAGCCGGTGCCCTTACCCGGCTTGCCGACGAAGCGGCCGGACTGCCGGCGGACATTTCGCTCGACGATATCCGCTACGAGATCCCTATACCGGCACCGGAAAAGATCATTTGCGTCGGCGTCAATTTTCCGGACCGCAATGAGGAATACAAGGACGGGCAGGTGGCACCCTCCAACCCGTCGCTGTTCATACGTTTCCCGCGCTCCTTCACCGGACACGGGCAGCCGCTGATCCGCCCGCCGGAAAGCGCACAACTCGATTATGAAGGCGAGATCGTCATCGTCATCGGCAAGGGCGGTCGTCGTATCCCCGAGGCGACGGCGCTCGACCACGTCGCCTCGCTTTCGCTCTCAAACGAAGGCACGATCCGCGACTGGGTGCGCCATGCCAAGTTCAACGTCACCCAGGGCAAGAACTTCGACCGCACCGGCTCGATCGGTCCTTGGCTGGTGCCATTCACCGACGAGGCCCAGCTTGCCGACATCAAGCTGGAAACCCGCGTGAACGGCGAGGTTCGCCAGCAAGACCGCACCAGCCGGATGATCTTCTCCTTCCGCAAGATCATCAATTACGTCTCTACCTTCACGACGCTGGTGCCCGGCGACGTCATCGTCACCGGCACGCCGACTGGCGCCGGTGCCCGTTTCGATCCGCCAATCTGGCTGAAGCCTGGCGACATCGTCGAGGTCGAGGCCCAAGGCATCGGCACGCTCATCAACCCAGTTGCCGACGAGGCCTGA
- a CDS encoding NAD(P)-dependent alcohol dehydrogenase, translating to MQALVLEQKGKLAIREIDLPLELGPDDVKIAIDTVGVCGSDVHYYTHGAIGPYVVREPMVLGHEAAGTVVAVGSNVETLDVGDRVCMEPGVPELTSRASKLGIYNVDPKVRFWATPPVHGVLAPFAVHPAAFTYKLPDNISFAEGAMVEPFAIGMQAAARARIAPGDVAAVIGCGPIGIMVALAALASGCSRVFISDFSAEKLAIAAQYPGIIPVNIAERPFADVIAAETGGWGADLVFEASGSAKAFSGIFDLVRPGGAVVLVGLPVEPVQFDVPGAISKEVRIETVFRYANIFDRALQLIASGKVDLKPLITETFRFEDSIRAFERAASARPTDIKLQIRMDSGKD from the coding sequence ATGCAAGCGTTGGTCCTCGAGCAAAAAGGCAAGCTCGCAATCCGGGAGATCGATCTCCCGCTGGAACTTGGTCCCGATGATGTCAAGATCGCCATCGACACGGTCGGCGTCTGCGGCAGCGACGTGCACTACTACACCCACGGCGCCATCGGCCCCTATGTGGTGCGCGAACCGATGGTGCTCGGTCATGAGGCGGCCGGCACCGTCGTCGCGGTCGGAAGCAATGTCGAAACGCTCGACGTCGGCGACCGGGTCTGCATGGAGCCGGGTGTTCCAGAACTGACCTCCCGGGCTTCCAAACTCGGCATCTACAATGTCGATCCCAAGGTGCGGTTCTGGGCAACGCCGCCGGTTCATGGCGTGCTCGCTCCCTTCGCAGTCCATCCCGCCGCCTTCACCTACAAGCTTCCCGACAACATCTCCTTTGCCGAAGGCGCGATGGTCGAACCGTTCGCCATCGGCATGCAGGCAGCCGCCCGCGCGCGGATTGCACCGGGCGATGTCGCCGCGGTGATCGGCTGCGGGCCGATCGGCATCATGGTGGCGCTCGCAGCCCTTGCCAGTGGCTGCAGCCGTGTCTTCATCTCCGATTTCAGCGCGGAGAAGCTGGCGATCGCCGCTCAGTATCCAGGCATCATCCCGGTCAACATCGCCGAGCGGCCTTTTGCCGATGTCATCGCCGCGGAAACCGGCGGCTGGGGCGCCGATCTCGTCTTCGAGGCGAGCGGCAGCGCCAAGGCCTTTTCCGGGATATTCGATCTGGTCCGCCCGGGCGGTGCCGTGGTTCTGGTGGGCCTGCCGGTCGAACCGGTACAATTCGACGTTCCGGGCGCAATCTCCAAGGAAGTCCGGATCGAAACGGTGTTTCGTTACGCCAACATCTTCGACCGCGCCCTGCAATTGATCGCGTCCGGCAAGGTCGATCTGAAGCCGCTGATCACTGAAACCTTCCGCTTCGAAGACAGCATCAGGGCATTCGAGCGGGCCGCATCCGCCCGACCGACTGATATCAAACTACAGATCCGCATGGACAGTGGGAAGGATTGA
- a CDS encoding pyridoxal phosphate-dependent decarboxylase family protein, translating into MDEKSFTEWSLKAAKWGADYRASLRDRPVRAQTAPGAIAAQIPAQPPRTGEDMQAIFEDFEKIILPGMTHWQHPRFFAYFPANAAPVSVVAEYLVTAMAAQCMLWQTSPAATELETKVLDWLRQAIGLPEGFSGVIQDSASSATLSAVLVMREKALGWNGNKKGLASQQQLRIYSSDQVHTSIDRAIWVSGIGEENLVRIPANGPRRAMDCQALEAAILRDKAAGLVPAGVIACTGGTSTGACDDIAEVIRVAHAHGLYVHVDAAWAGAAMICEEFRELWAGVENADSVVFNPHKWLGAQFDCSAHFIRSPDDLVKTLAIQPEYLKTHGRDGIINYSEWTIPLGRRFRALKLWFLLRFHGLEGLQTMIRNHVRWSRQLAERLAEHRDFEIVTAPMLSLFSFRHLSEGDPDAHTIALVNAINDDGRIYLTQTRVDGRVAIRFQAGQFDMTQEDAETAFEVIVEVAAALDGQHEKTKASR; encoded by the coding sequence ATGGACGAGAAGAGTTTCACCGAATGGTCGCTGAAGGCGGCGAAATGGGGTGCGGACTATCGCGCCTCGCTGCGTGACCGCCCCGTGCGGGCGCAGACGGCACCGGGGGCAATTGCCGCCCAGATCCCGGCGCAGCCGCCGCGGACCGGCGAGGACATGCAGGCGATCTTCGAGGATTTCGAGAAGATCATCCTGCCGGGCATGACCCATTGGCAGCATCCGCGTTTCTTTGCCTATTTCCCGGCGAACGCGGCACCCGTCTCCGTCGTCGCCGAATACCTCGTCACCGCCATGGCGGCGCAGTGCATGCTCTGGCAGACCTCGCCGGCGGCGACCGAGCTCGAGACCAAGGTCCTCGACTGGCTGCGCCAGGCGATCGGTCTGCCCGAGGGCTTCTCCGGTGTGATCCAGGATTCGGCGTCCTCGGCGACACTCTCGGCCGTGCTTGTCATGCGCGAGAAGGCGCTCGGGTGGAACGGCAACAAGAAGGGCCTCGCCAGCCAGCAGCAACTTCGCATCTATTCCTCCGATCAGGTTCACACCTCGATCGACCGGGCGATCTGGGTCTCGGGGATCGGCGAGGAGAACCTCGTGCGAATCCCGGCGAACGGGCCGCGGCGGGCGATGGACTGCCAGGCGCTCGAAGCGGCGATCCTCCGCGACAAGGCAGCAGGCCTCGTGCCGGCGGGCGTGATCGCCTGCACCGGAGGGACAAGCACGGGTGCCTGCGACGACATCGCCGAGGTTATACGGGTCGCCCATGCGCACGGTCTCTATGTCCATGTCGATGCTGCCTGGGCCGGTGCCGCGATGATCTGCGAGGAGTTTCGCGAACTCTGGGCCGGCGTCGAAAACGCTGACTCCGTCGTCTTCAATCCGCACAAGTGGCTGGGCGCGCAGTTCGACTGCTCGGCGCATTTCATCCGCAGTCCCGATGATCTGGTGAAGACGTTGGCGATCCAGCCGGAATATCTGAAGACGCACGGGCGCGACGGTATCATAAACTATTCCGAATGGACGATCCCGCTCGGCCGGCGTTTCCGGGCTCTGAAACTTTGGTTCCTGCTGCGCTTCCATGGTCTCGAAGGCCTGCAGACGATGATCCGCAACCACGTGCGCTGGTCCCGGCAACTGGCGGAGCGGCTGGCCGAGCACCGGGATTTCGAGATCGTGACCGCACCGATGCTGTCGCTGTTTTCGTTCCGCCATCTGAGCGAAGGGGATCCGGACGCCCACACCATCGCTTTGGTCAACGCGATCAACGATGACGGCCGCATCTACCTGACCCAGACGCGCGTCGATGGTCGCGTGGCGATCCGTTTCCAGGCGGGCCAGTTCGACATGACGCAAGAGGATGCCGAGACGGCGTTCGAGGTCATTGTCGAGGTCGCCGCCGCGCTCGACGGACAACACGAAAAAACGAAGGCTTCCCGATGA
- the hpaH gene encoding 2-oxo-hept-4-ene-1,7-dioate hydratase — protein MLDKNQIESAATALDIAERERVQTGLLSLQHPDMTMDDAYAVQAAWVKKKIAAGRRVIGWKIGLTSKAMQYALNIDIPDSGVLFDDMLFEDGARIPGNRFIQPRIEAEIAFVMKAPLSGPNVTVFDVLNATDYVTPALEILDTRILRVDPETKKARTIVDTISDNAANAGIVLGGRQMRPDAIDMRWMGAIVSRNAEVEETGLGAGVLNHPARGIAWLANRLALYGDRIEAGQIVLAGSFIRPVEARHGDTIVADFGPSGTVSCFFE, from the coding sequence ATGCTCGACAAGAACCAGATCGAGTCAGCCGCGACGGCACTCGACATCGCCGAACGCGAGCGCGTCCAGACCGGACTGCTGTCGCTCCAGCATCCCGACATGACCATGGACGACGCCTATGCGGTGCAGGCCGCCTGGGTGAAGAAGAAGATCGCCGCTGGACGCCGGGTGATCGGCTGGAAGATCGGCTTGACCTCGAAGGCGATGCAATATGCGCTCAACATCGACATCCCCGATTCCGGCGTGCTCTTCGATGACATGCTGTTTGAGGACGGCGCGCGCATTCCGGGCAATCGTTTCATTCAGCCGCGCATCGAGGCCGAGATCGCCTTCGTGATGAAGGCGCCGCTTTCCGGCCCCAATGTCACCGTCTTCGACGTGTTGAACGCCACCGATTACGTGACGCCGGCGCTCGAAATCCTCGATACGCGGATCCTGCGCGTCGATCCGGAAACGAAGAAGGCGCGCACGATCGTCGATACCATCTCCGACAACGCCGCCAATGCCGGCATCGTGCTTGGCGGAAGACAGATGCGGCCCGATGCGATCGACATGCGCTGGATGGGCGCGATCGTCTCGCGCAATGCCGAGGTCGAAGAGACAGGACTGGGCGCCGGCGTGCTCAACCACCCGGCCCGCGGCATCGCCTGGCTCGCCAATCGCCTGGCGCTCTACGGCGACCGTATCGAGGCCGGCCAGATCGTGCTTGCCGGCTCCTTCATCCGCCCGGTCGAGGCCCGCCATGGCGACACCATCGTCGCCGACTTCGGCCCGTCCGGCACCGTCAGCTGCTTCTTCGAATAG
- a CDS encoding ABC transporter substrate-binding protein, with translation MKKAKTLVSSIAFACLLSTGLTTVAVAAECSGTIKVLAQPRDGLTLLEDYKSQFEKLSGGASFEIDYLNENDRRAKTKADASTIGKYNVYYIDEANVALFASAGWVAPLMDYYPADYDYADFDPGRQKVATYDGKVWFAPVTGGGDLMVYRKDLLEAAGITPPKTLDEYVAAVKKLNQPDQGIYGTALRGQRGSGANVWRWMPFFKGFGGNWFDGKTPVFDGEQAVKATETYLELFKYSAPGSQTGGWDEAVGAFTSGQVAMLIESTPLVGMAIDPKSSKVAGKVGYLPPPAPLTGGGYGHGLAIGMKANKDEASKACAGLFVAWATSKENEARRLEAGQFSELNRTSIMTSPKFAELYGPDLGQALADTGKVTAVNFWQNPQWPDLGDRWGIILEELITGTRTDIKEGLDELDGFAQDLVARSQ, from the coding sequence ATGAAAAAAGCCAAAACGCTCGTTTCGAGCATCGCCTTCGCATGCCTTCTTTCCACCGGCCTGACGACTGTTGCGGTCGCTGCCGAATGCTCCGGCACGATCAAGGTGCTCGCCCAGCCGCGCGACGGCCTGACGCTGCTCGAAGACTACAAGTCCCAATTCGAGAAGCTCTCGGGCGGCGCATCCTTTGAGATCGACTATCTCAACGAAAACGACCGCCGCGCCAAGACCAAGGCGGACGCCTCGACCATCGGCAAGTACAACGTCTATTACATCGACGAGGCAAATGTGGCGCTATTTGCGTCGGCCGGCTGGGTCGCGCCGCTGATGGACTATTATCCTGCCGACTACGACTACGCCGATTTCGATCCGGGCCGCCAGAAGGTCGCGACCTATGACGGCAAGGTCTGGTTTGCGCCGGTCACTGGCGGCGGGGACCTCATGGTCTACCGCAAGGACCTGCTTGAGGCGGCCGGCATTACGCCGCCGAAGACGCTCGACGAATATGTTGCCGCAGTGAAGAAGCTCAATCAGCCCGACCAGGGTATCTACGGCACAGCCCTTCGCGGCCAGCGCGGCTCGGGCGCCAATGTCTGGCGCTGGATGCCATTCTTCAAGGGCTTCGGCGGCAACTGGTTCGACGGCAAGACGCCGGTCTTTGACGGCGAACAGGCGGTCAAGGCGACCGAGACCTATCTCGAACTCTTCAAGTACTCGGCACCGGGCAGCCAGACCGGCGGCTGGGACGAGGCGGTTGGTGCTTTTACCTCCGGCCAGGTGGCGATGCTGATCGAATCCACCCCGCTCGTCGGCATGGCGATCGATCCGAAGTCCTCGAAGGTGGCCGGCAAGGTCGGCTACCTGCCGCCTCCGGCACCGTTGACGGGCGGCGGCTACGGCCATGGTCTGGCAATCGGCATGAAGGCCAACAAGGATGAGGCCTCCAAGGCCTGCGCCGGTCTGTTCGTAGCTTGGGCGACCTCGAAGGAAAACGAGGCCCGGCGGCTCGAAGCCGGACAGTTCAGCGAACTCAATCGCACCAGCATCATGACCAGCCCGAAATTCGCCGAGCTCTACGGCCCCGATCTCGGCCAGGCGCTTGCTGATACCGGCAAGGTCACCGCCGTCAACTTCTGGCAGAACCCGCAATGGCCTGATCTTGGCGACCGCTGGGGCATCATCCTCGAGGAGCTGATCACCGGAACGCGCACCGACATCAAGGAAGGCCTCGACGAACTCGACGGCTTCGCCCAAGACCTGGTTGCCCGCAGCCAGTAA
- a CDS encoding carbohydrate ABC transporter permease, protein MKQKNSLPAVFLTPAMGILAVLALVPTAYAIYISFQNRELSRPDGSFVGFANYIDLFSDRRFINAIGVSLTWEAVTVGMTLAIAVGLGILLFECVSPRTRNLLALLFLVPVILPRVSAAFVWKFAFHPLYGIATYPYKAIIGQPLDLLSNPATALATVALVDVWQWGLFFAVIVLKLLETLPPQPFEAAKLDHARTWEIYAFIALPMLKAPLISLAFVKMIESLRAFDLIYVMTRGGPGIATETLDMYAFSQGFIESGRISYASSMAVLMMIATSIAFTFIWKRVQ, encoded by the coding sequence ATGAAGCAGAAAAACAGCCTGCCGGCGGTGTTCCTCACCCCGGCCATGGGCATCCTTGCCGTTCTCGCCCTCGTGCCGACGGCCTATGCGATCTACATATCGTTCCAAAACCGGGAACTCAGCCGTCCGGACGGCAGCTTCGTCGGTTTCGCCAATTATATCGACCTTTTCTCGGACCGCCGCTTCATCAATGCGATCGGCGTCTCCCTGACCTGGGAAGCCGTGACCGTCGGCATGACGCTCGCCATCGCCGTCGGCCTTGGCATTCTGCTGTTCGAATGCGTCTCGCCGCGAACGCGCAACCTGCTGGCGCTCCTGTTTCTGGTACCGGTGATCCTGCCACGCGTTTCGGCCGCCTTCGTCTGGAAGTTCGCCTTCCATCCGCTCTATGGCATCGCCACCTATCCCTACAAGGCAATCATCGGTCAGCCACTCGATCTCCTGTCCAATCCGGCGACTGCACTTGCGACAGTCGCATTGGTCGATGTCTGGCAATGGGGCCTGTTCTTCGCCGTCATCGTGCTGAAGCTCCTGGAAACGCTGCCACCGCAACCCTTCGAGGCAGCAAAGCTCGACCATGCCCGCACATGGGAGATCTATGCCTTCATCGCGCTGCCGATGCTGAAGGCGCCGCTGATCTCGCTTGCCTTCGTCAAGATGATCGAGTCGCTGCGCGCCTTCGACCTGATCTACGTCATGACCCGCGGCGGCCCCGGCATCGCGACCGAAACGCTCGACATGTACGCCTTCTCGCAAGGCTTCATCGAGTCCGGCCGGATTTCCTACGCCTCCAGCATGGCGGTTCTGATGATGATCGCCACCTCGATCGCCTTCACCTTCATCTGGAAGAGGGTTCAGTGA
- a CDS encoding carbohydrate ABC transporter permease, with product MTAHALGRFIGRLILAAAAFSAVFPMFWTALNAFKNRVDIVTPTPLFFFEPTLDNFAYVLGRESVFAGLVNSLLISGAAVLIGATLGLPAAYAIARYPNRWSRDIQFFVLSLRFLPPVAIAIPLMVIWLDFGLYDTRLSMIVTYSLLTLATIIWLSVPAFARVPKEVEEAARVDGYGPYAIFFLIALPIALRSLIGAVAFAFVLVWNEFLIALMLTTSDAKTLPIVASELTQLGRDVPWGILNASVVLLSIPPLLFIGVLSGMLNSAFKRKTQ from the coding sequence ATGACCGCCCACGCCCTTGGCCGCTTCATTGGCCGGCTCATCCTTGCCGCCGCCGCCTTCTCTGCCGTGTTTCCAATGTTCTGGACCGCGCTCAATGCCTTCAAGAACCGGGTCGACATCGTGACACCGACCCCGCTCTTCTTCTTCGAGCCGACGCTCGACAACTTCGCCTATGTGCTCGGCCGCGAAAGCGTCTTTGCCGGCCTCGTCAATTCGCTGCTGATATCGGGCGCTGCGGTGCTGATCGGTGCCACTCTCGGCCTGCCCGCCGCCTATGCGATCGCGCGCTATCCCAACCGCTGGTCCCGCGACATTCAGTTCTTCGTTCTGTCGCTGCGCTTCCTGCCGCCGGTCGCGATCGCCATTCCGCTGATGGTGATCTGGCTCGATTTCGGCCTCTATGACACCCGCCTGTCGATGATCGTCACCTATTCGCTGCTGACGCTCGCGACCATCATCTGGCTGAGCGTCCCGGCCTTTGCGCGAGTGCCGAAGGAAGTCGAGGAGGCTGCCCGCGTCGATGGCTACGGTCCTTATGCGATCTTCTTCCTTATCGCGCTGCCGATTGCCCTTCGGTCGCTGATCGGAGCGGTCGCCTTTGCCTTCGTGCTCGTCTGGAACGAATTCCTGATTGCGCTGATGCTGACGACGTCCGACGCCAAGACGTTGCCGATCGTCGCCTCGGAGCTGACGCAACTCGGTCGCGACGTGCCCTGGGGCATCCTCAACGCCTCCGTCGTGCTGCTCTCCATCCCGCCGCTGCTCTTCATCGGGGTTCTAAGTGGCATGCTCAACAGCGCCTTCAAGCGCAAGACCCAATGA
- the hpaI gene encoding 4-hydroxy-2-oxoheptanedioate aldolase, producing the protein MPAPRNPFKQALTDKRPQIGLWLALANPYTAEICGGAGFDWLLLDAEHAPNDVPLLAAQLQALAASPSHAIVRPPIGETWMIKQILDIGAQTLLVPMVESAEQACALVRAVRYPPHGVRGVGAALARASAFNRIPDYLQTANDEICLLVQIESRAGLAALDEIATTEGVDGVFIGPADLAADMGFLGKPGAPEVQQAVEAALFRIQSHGKAAGILTSDQALTRRYLELGATFVAVGNDVGLLVGATSKLAAEFKGTRGETETTAGKIY; encoded by the coding sequence ATGCCCGCTCCGCGCAATCCGTTCAAACAGGCCCTCACTGACAAGCGTCCGCAGATCGGCCTCTGGCTGGCGCTCGCCAATCCCTATACGGCCGAGATCTGCGGCGGCGCCGGGTTCGACTGGCTGCTGCTTGACGCCGAGCATGCGCCGAACGACGTGCCGCTTCTGGCGGCACAGCTCCAGGCGCTCGCCGCATCGCCAAGCCACGCCATCGTCCGGCCGCCGATCGGCGAGACCTGGATGATCAAGCAGATCCTCGACATCGGCGCGCAGACGCTGCTGGTGCCGATGGTCGAAAGCGCCGAACAGGCCTGCGCCCTGGTGCGCGCCGTGCGTTATCCGCCCCATGGCGTGCGTGGAGTCGGTGCCGCCCTTGCCCGGGCATCGGCCTTCAACCGTATTCCCGACTATCTGCAGACCGCCAATGACGAGATCTGCCTGCTCGTGCAGATCGAAAGCCGGGCCGGCCTTGCCGCGCTCGACGAGATCGCCACGACCGAAGGCGTCGACGGTGTCTTCATCGGCCCGGCGGATCTTGCCGCCGACATGGGCTTCCTCGGCAAGCCCGGTGCGCCGGAGGTACAACAAGCAGTCGAGGCGGCGCTCTTTCGCATCCAGTCGCACGGCAAGGCGGCCGGTATCCTGACCTCCGATCAGGCCCTTACCCGCCGCTACCTAGAACTAGGCGCGACCTTTGTGGCGGTCGGCAACGATGTCGGCCTGCTGGTCGGCGCCACGTCGAAGCTGGCAGCGGAGTTCAAGGGTACCAGAGGCGAGACCGAGACGACGGCTGGAAAAATCTACTGA
- the pepT gene encoding peptidase T yields MTDTVLDRFLRYVVIDTQSDARSKTQPSTEKQKNLGRVLVEELLTIGLADAHLDENGYVYATIPSNVDKPVPVICWCSHMDTAPDFTGTNVKPQIVSNYQGGDIRLTGDPQQVIRVADHPVLNDQIGNDIVTTDGTTLLGADDKAGLAEIVAAAQVLVDNPEIKHGTIKLLFTTDEEIGRGVDKVDLKKLGAQFCYTVDGETAGHIEDETFSADGVEIVIQGVAIHPGFAKDKMENAIKIAGNIISRLPREVSPEGTEGRDGFVHPTGVTGSMDRAQLGLIVRDFDEAGLASKEAMLEGIVKDVMKAYPGSTYSFEVQQYRNMKAILDRHPEIVENAIEAIRRAGMQPVRGSIRGGTDGSRLSFMGLPSANLFAGGHAFHSPLEWVSRQDMERSVKTLVELAKIWAERA; encoded by the coding sequence ATGACCGATACCGTTCTCGACCGCTTCCTTCGTTATGTCGTCATCGACACCCAGTCCGACGCGAGGTCGAAGACGCAGCCGTCGACGGAAAAGCAGAAGAACCTCGGTCGCGTGCTCGTCGAGGAACTGCTGACGATCGGCCTTGCCGACGCCCATCTCGATGAAAACGGCTACGTCTATGCCACCATTCCTTCGAACGTGGACAAGCCGGTGCCGGTCATCTGCTGGTGCTCGCACATGGACACGGCGCCGGATTTCACCGGCACGAACGTCAAGCCGCAGATCGTCAGCAACTACCAGGGCGGCGATATCAGGCTCACGGGAGATCCGCAGCAGGTAATCCGCGTCGCCGACCACCCGGTTCTCAACGACCAGATCGGCAATGACATCGTCACGACCGACGGCACGACGCTGCTCGGCGCCGACGACAAGGCCGGGCTTGCCGAGATCGTCGCGGCCGCTCAAGTTCTCGTCGACAATCCCGAAATCAAGCACGGCACGATCAAGCTGCTCTTCACCACCGACGAAGAGATCGGCCGCGGCGTCGACAAGGTCGACTTGAAGAAGCTTGGGGCCCAATTCTGCTATACGGTCGATGGCGAAACCGCCGGCCATATCGAGGACGAGACCTTTTCCGCCGATGGCGTCGAGATCGTCATTCAGGGCGTCGCCATCCACCCGGGCTTTGCCAAGGACAAGATGGAGAACGCCATCAAGATCGCCGGCAACATCATTAGCCGGCTGCCGCGGGAGGTTTCGCCCGAGGGCACCGAGGGCCGCGACGGCTTCGTGCATCCGACCGGCGTGACCGGCTCGATGGACAGGGCGCAGCTCGGCCTCATCGTGCGCGACTTCGACGAGGCGGGCCTTGCCTCGAAGGAAGCCATGCTCGAAGGCATCGTCAAGGACGTGATGAAGGCCTATCCGGGCTCCACCTACAGTTTCGAGGTCCAGCAGTACCGCAACATGAAGGCCATCCTCGACCGCCATCCGGAGATCGTCGAAAACGCCATCGAGGCGATCCGCCGGGCCGGCATGCAGCCGGTGCGCGGCAGCATCCGCGGCGGCACCGACGGTTCGCGGCTCTCCTTCATGGGTCTGCCTTCGGCCAACCTCTTCGCCGGCGGCCACGCCTTCCATTCGCCGCTCGAATGGGTCAGCCGCCAGGACATGGAGCGCAGCGTAAAGACGCTGGTCGAGCTCGCCAAGATCTGGGCCGAACGCGCCTGA
- a CDS encoding helix-turn-helix domain-containing protein: protein MSTARGSKRAPAKPASLATNPPTFEHIVTGVNETFLWRLDNYPWERNVWNFHPEIEIHLIRKASGLAFVGDHIGQFGPGYLTVIGSNLPHDWVTVTEPDEIIEGRDIVMQFHPDRMREITDALPEFAELEAFFARAERGLVFHGEARAKGADLIERMGSLKGLSRFSLFIQLLDLLVNTEEYELLSSPEFAPELDQQSLDVLRGALAFIYENIATDIHLADLARQAGMSETAFSRFFKKNTGNTFTDHVNKLRIWQACKLLAETDVPITDICFEVGYLNISNFNRTFLRQHKMTPSAYRRLTGQRRTSRS from the coding sequence ATGAGTACGGCGCGAGGCTCAAAACGCGCGCCGGCAAAGCCCGCTTCGCTCGCAACCAACCCGCCGACCTTCGAGCACATCGTCACCGGCGTCAACGAGACGTTCCTATGGCGTCTCGACAACTATCCCTGGGAACGGAACGTCTGGAACTTCCATCCGGAGATCGAAATCCATCTCATCCGCAAGGCCTCGGGCCTTGCCTTCGTCGGTGATCATATCGGCCAGTTCGGTCCGGGTTATCTCACCGTCATCGGCAGCAACCTGCCGCATGACTGGGTAACGGTTACCGAACCCGATGAGATTATCGAAGGCCGTGACATCGTCATGCAGTTCCACCCGGATCGCATGCGCGAGATCACCGACGCCCTACCGGAATTTGCCGAGCTCGAGGCCTTCTTCGCCCGCGCCGAGCGCGGCCTGGTGTTTCATGGCGAAGCCCGCGCCAAGGGCGCCGATCTGATCGAACGTATGGGCAGCCTGAAAGGGCTCTCGCGCTTCTCGCTGTTCATCCAGCTGCTCGATCTGCTGGTCAACACCGAAGAATACGAGTTGCTCTCCTCGCCGGAATTCGCGCCAGAACTCGACCAACAATCGCTTGACGTGCTGCGCGGCGCTCTGGCCTTCATCTACGAGAACATCGCCACCGACATTCATCTTGCCGATCTTGCCCGGCAGGCCGGCATGAGCGAAACGGCCTTTTCCCGTTTCTTCAAGAAGAATACCGGCAACACCTTTACCGACCACGTCAACAAGCTGCGCATCTGGCAGGCGTGCAAGCTGCTTGCCGAAACCGACGTGCCGATCACCGACATCTGCTTCGAGGTCGGCTACCTCAACATCTCCAATTTCAATCGCACCTTTCTGCGCCAGCACAAGATGACGCCTTCGGCCTACAGGCGGCTGACGGGCCAGCGTCGTACTTCCCGTTCTTAG